Sequence from the Erythrobacter insulae genome:
TAAATGGGCGCGCTATGCTCGCTCGACAAGTTCAATCTTCGGGAAGAAACTCGCCTGTCTCCTCATCAAGAGAATACAGAACGCCTTCTTTGATGGAGAAATGCGCGCCGCGCAGCTTGAGTGTACCCGATCGTTCTTTCTCGGCGACCCAGGAAAACGTCCGCAGATTGGCCAGGCTTTGTCGGATAGCGGCAAATTCCATCGCCAATTCGGCCTTGCGTCCTGTCGTCCCGTGTTTGCGCGCAACCGGTTCACGGGCTTCATCGAGCAGCTTGATCCATGCCGCGATAAAGCCGCCATCGCCGTGTTCAGAGCCGCTGTAGTTTTCAGTCAAGGCAGCCGCACAGCCTCCGCATCTGCCGTGTCCCATGACAAGGATTTGCTTCACTTCGAGCATCTGCACCGCGAATTCCACCGCAGCTGAAACGCCGTGATAACCAGGGGTTTTTTCAAACGGCGGAACCAGCGCAGCGACGTTGCGAACAACGAATATCTCGCCCGGATCGACATCGAAAATCTGGGCCGGGTCCACCCTGCTGTCACTGCAGCCGATAATCATCAGCTTTGGATGCTGACCTTCGACAACACTTTGTTCAAACCGTTCACGTTGTCGGGGGTACACACCCTCGCGAAAGCGGCGATATCCATTCAGCAGCTCGGCATATTCAGGCACTTTAAATTCCCTCCAGCGCGGGAGAGATCGACTGCGCTCTAGAACCGCTCTCCCCGGATCACCTGAACATCCCACATGCTCAAGATGAAGCCGTATCTGGTAAGCATGGGAGCAAGCGTTTCTGCAAGGGCATCCGCCTTGTCTTCCGCAGCTATTGTCAGGACAAAGACTTTATCTGTGCCCATCACGCGTTCTTCGCGCCATGCACCATCGCGGCCTTTTCCGCTGGTAACAGGAACAATTGTCCATCCGGTAATGCCGACGCGATCAATCGCATCGGTGACCCGTTTTTGCAGGGCTGTATCGGTGAGGATTTCAATCCGTTTGCGTGTGACAGTCTCAATCATGGCGCGATCCCTCCGTTTCCAGCCAGATAGGCCGCGAATGCGCTGATGATGCCAATATTTATAAGGACGTTAAAGGGGAAAGTGATACTGAGCGACATCGTCAGATAGATCCCCGGATCAGCCTCTGGCAGGGCGAGCCGCATTGCGGCCGGAACCGCAATATAACTTGCACTGGCGCACAGCACGCCAAGGGCCGCTGCCGATCCCGCATCCAGCCCGATTACATGACCAAGCAAGGTGCCGACTGCGCCATTCACCAGGGGTAAGAAGATGGCGATCGCCGTGAGCCGCCAGGTGATAGAGCGCGAATCCATAACCCTGCGGGCGGCAATCAAACCCATGTCGAGCAGGAAGAAACAAAGGACGCCTTTAAATCCGGCCTCGAAAAACGGGCTAACCGGTGCAAAGCTTTCTGGCCCGCCAATCATGCCAATGGCGAATGCTCCCAACAGCAAAACGATAGACGAATTGGTAAAGACTTCGTGGAACATTTCACCTGTGGTTTGGCCGCCTTCTGACGAACTGCCCAAGCCGCGCGCAAGCAGCAGACCCGATAGGATCGCGGGCGCTTCCATCGCGGCCATTACTGCGACCATATATCCGCCCGGCTCGCGCGCTTGTCCGGTCAAGATTTCTACGGCGGTTACGAATGTTACCACACTGATCGAGCCATAATGCGCTGCGACAGCACCGGAGTTGATGCGGTCCAGTTTCCCGAATGTCTTAAGCACTGCGTAAGCGAAAAAAGGGAGAAGAAAACCGGCAAGAAGACCAGCGCCCAGCGCCGATAGGACTGTCCCATCGATCCCGGATTTTGCGACGGCCACACCGCCTTTGATGCCGATGGCAGCCATTAGATAGAGTGACATCGCCTTGGCAATGGCTTCTGGAATGGCGAGGTCTGATCGGGCGAGGGCAGCCAACAGCCCCAGCACAAAGAAAAGCACTACCGGTGAGGTAAACGTCTGGATCGCTGTATCAAACATGATTGCTTTGCTTCGCACCCCTTTGTTGCATGAAAAGCAAAAGAGGTTGCAGCGATTTTGTTCCTGAACCTGTCATATATGATGCCTCCTACGCTTGCAGCGAACGCTACGGAAGCCTAAGTGAGCGCCCATGAACGATCTTGCGAACTCTCCAAAACCCAACGAAAACAGCGCCAAAGCCGAAGAGCGGCCCGCGCGGCAGCGTAAACCCGACTGGATTCGGGTTCGCGCGCCGGTCAGTAAAGGGTATCACGAGACGCGCAAGCTGATGCGTGAGCTCAATCTGAACACCGTTTGCGAAGAGGCCGCATGTCCGAATATCGGAGAGTGCTGGACCAAAAAGCACGCTACGGTGATGATCCTCGGCGATGTGTGCACCCGCGCCTGTGCGTTTTGTAATGTGAAAACAGGAATGCCGCGCGCGGTCGATCCGATGGAGCCGGAAAACACGGCAGTCGCTGCGGCGAAAATGGGTCTTGAGCACATTGTCATCACGAGCGTTGACCGGGATGATCTGCCCGATGGCGGGGCGGGGCAGTTTGTCAAAGTGATCGAAGCGCTGCGGCGTAACACTCCCAACACGACG
This genomic interval carries:
- a CDS encoding sodium-dependent bicarbonate transport family permease, whose amino-acid sequence is MFDTAIQTFTSPVVLFFVLGLLAALARSDLAIPEAIAKAMSLYLMAAIGIKGGVAVAKSGIDGTVLSALGAGLLAGFLLPFFAYAVLKTFGKLDRINSGAVAAHYGSISVVTFVTAVEILTGQAREPGGYMVAVMAAMEAPAILSGLLLARGLGSSSEGGQTTGEMFHEVFTNSSIVLLLGAFAIGMIGGPESFAPVSPFFEAGFKGVLCFFLLDMGLIAARRVMDSRSITWRLTAIAIFLPLVNGAVGTLLGHVIGLDAGSAAALGVLCASASYIAVPAAMRLALPEADPGIYLTMSLSITFPFNVLINIGIISAFAAYLAGNGGIAP
- a CDS encoding P-II family nitrogen regulator, whose translation is MIETVTRKRIEILTDTALQKRVTDAIDRVGITGWTIVPVTSGKGRDGAWREERVMGTDKVFVLTIAAEDKADALAETLAPMLTRYGFILSMWDVQVIRGERF
- a CDS encoding carbonic anhydrase; the encoded protein is MPEYAELLNGYRRFREGVYPRQRERFEQSVVEGQHPKLMIIGCSDSRVDPAQIFDVDPGEIFVVRNVAALVPPFEKTPGYHGVSAAVEFAVQMLEVKQILVMGHGRCGGCAAALTENYSGSEHGDGGFIAAWIKLLDEAREPVARKHGTTGRKAELAMEFAAIRQSLANLRTFSWVAEKERSGTLKLRGAHFSIKEGVLYSLDEETGEFLPED